Proteins from a genomic interval of Undibacterium parvum:
- a CDS encoding substrate-binding periplasmic protein, with product MMKINPVKRSLNYLQSLIAALLLSTLAQLPSYASSVVSPPCGNIKLAYYEFGALFYRTPDGAYAGIDKDVVDELERRSTCRFKTSIESRVRIWSQLSNNTLDMSVSGIATPERENFAQFIPYFTTRNYVLMHKDTPAAAQSMQGFLANPALLVAVVKSFRHGPVYDAWLDKLRAQKRLHEAADFATVMHLLAINRVHAVLALPTSLHPMLQQAQLVDSTLILDWSPSDHIVHNLILSKARLSQTQFEILEKAMHSMREDGSLEKIFRRHLGDKLAKEITYIDRKS from the coding sequence ATGATGAAGATAAACCCTGTAAAACGCTCGCTCAACTACCTGCAGTCCTTGATCGCTGCCCTGCTGTTGTCCACGCTGGCGCAACTGCCCAGCTACGCTAGCAGCGTAGTCAGCCCGCCTTGTGGCAACATTAAGCTGGCCTACTATGAGTTTGGCGCCCTGTTTTACCGCACTCCGGATGGCGCCTATGCTGGCATTGATAAAGATGTGGTTGATGAACTAGAACGGCGTAGCACTTGTCGCTTCAAAACCAGCATAGAATCGCGCGTCAGAATCTGGTCGCAATTAAGCAATAACACGCTCGATATGTCGGTCTCTGGCATCGCTACGCCAGAACGTGAAAATTTCGCCCAATTTATTCCATATTTCACTACGCGAAACTATGTCTTAATGCACAAAGACACGCCAGCGGCAGCGCAAAGCATGCAGGGCTTTTTAGCCAACCCCGCTTTACTGGTGGCGGTTGTTAAAAGTTTTAGGCACGGTCCAGTCTACGATGCATGGCTGGATAAACTAAGAGCGCAAAAACGCCTACACGAAGCGGCTGATTTTGCCACCGTGATGCATCTTTTAGCGATCAACAGGGTGCATGCCGTGTTGGCGCTCCCCACCAGCTTGCACCCCATGCTGCAACAAGCTCAACTAGTCGACAGCACTTTAATTTTAGACTGGTCGCCTTCTGACCATATTGTGCATAATTTGATACTCTCGAAAGCCAGGCTAAGCCAAACTCAATTTGAGATTCTCGAAAAAGCCATGCACTCTATGCGTGAGGACGGCAGTCTAGAGAAAATTTTTAGACGGCATCTTGGCGATAAGCTAGCCAAAGAAATCACCTACATCGATCGCAAGTCTTAA
- a CDS encoding SDR family NAD(P)-dependent oxidoreductase produces MSIFKKTLALFLLSTAFGTAPVSAQNYKQVDIKPIDPSYFIPKRHEGRTYLITGGARGIGAASAIRLAREGANVVIFDVLAKEGAETVAQIRKEGGKAEFVQGDVRKNEDLKKAVELAVSTYGSLNGALNAAGVMAAMAPDAVFDYQKQKALLPSAIADAGDEYFDTLMDINATGIFKSMRAELQPILKQGKGGAIVNICSIAGLTGLAGNAAYVASKHACSGLTRNGAIDYAPNGIRINSVNMAATETAMTDMAIKFVMAASKENKNPDAVNMGRTKTMSLLAYADSKKRQATVWEQASVICFLLSDEASNLTGGLFATDGGWTAY; encoded by the coding sequence ATGTCTATATTTAAAAAAACACTGGCTCTTTTCTTGCTTTCTACCGCTTTTGGGACTGCTCCGGTTTCGGCGCAGAACTACAAACAGGTTGATATTAAGCCGATTGATCCTAGCTATTTCATCCCTAAACGGCACGAGGGGAGAACCTATCTGATCACGGGCGGTGCGCGTGGTATTGGTGCCGCGTCAGCGATACGCTTGGCGCGTGAAGGCGCCAATGTCGTCATTTTTGACGTGCTTGCCAAGGAAGGCGCAGAGACGGTAGCGCAGATCCGTAAAGAAGGTGGCAAGGCTGAGTTTGTACAGGGCGATGTACGCAAAAACGAGGATCTGAAAAAAGCGGTAGAACTGGCAGTGAGCACCTATGGTAGCTTAAATGGCGCGCTTAATGCGGCAGGCGTCATGGCGGCTATGGCTCCCGATGCAGTCTTTGACTATCAAAAGCAAAAAGCGCTACTGCCTAGTGCCATCGCCGATGCTGGTGACGAATACTTTGACACACTCATGGACATTAACGCCACCGGGATTTTTAAATCTATGCGTGCCGAACTCCAGCCTATATTAAAACAAGGTAAGGGTGGCGCTATTGTGAATATCTGCTCAATTGCGGGTTTGACTGGTCTGGCAGGAAACGCCGCCTATGTCGCCAGTAAGCATGCTTGCAGCGGCTTAACCCGCAATGGTGCCATCGATTACGCGCCCAACGGTATCCGAATTAACTCCGTGAATATGGCTGCAACTGAAACAGCGATGACCGATATGGCGATCAAGTTTGTGATGGCCGCCAGCAAAGAAAATAAAAACCCGGATGCGGTCAATATGGGACGCACCAAAACCATGAGCTTGCTGGCCTATGCCGATAGTAAAAAACGCCAAGCCACGGTATGGGAACAAGCGTCGGTGATCTGCTTCCTTTTATCGGATGAAGCGTCTAATCTAACCGGCGGTTTATTTGCAACCGATGGCGGTTGGACCGCTTATTAA
- a CDS encoding alginate export family protein: MALMLTQTTTRLRPLLARIQALKMGSPLAQSLTAICLGVLLMLLTAPSIANSDGDYSGRRVEAVRVVFDNAAIENPTYRDATLQAFAIYPGSYFDTMRSQLMLNKVKRLKFVGNAEYQTQTSANGDVEIIVKVTLSDLAKPLGEQGIGWLADRTWKDFPVLYADDKTVLRAKLENKSMLFSNTNAFFGRPEVLTSGNPLALSPSGKQGTDTWLESSVEAGLYGLSAITEHVSVFGAGSYIASGSWGPELFTDVSRTHGHVEDAYVGLIGTNTTQQGGIRQMSLLYGRKSFQVDNGMILRLSSANGGARAALQSNPRNAAEQLIHAQFIYDAHKLELFRLNPDELEELDTKTIINGINYEGRLLPQLRLGAMLLEIPSSNAAYYTNSAVYSRAGLRVADIRLSLDAPLSGSGPYARAELARQTHRDFDMDARAGYVEAGYQFHDATWRPTLSYRYSYFSGDNPKTSTFERWDPLFAGGGGDEWVQGLNQYKVVQTSNVIAHRFMARLQASPRWELTPQFWIFKADTLNNLGGAQALSTYTDKDLGKEINLTARYVASPNLIFVFSTAYTQPGLAIRQSLNYDFKNWFSASALMIARF, encoded by the coding sequence ATGGCACTGATGCTGACACAAACTACGACTCGTTTGCGCCCTTTGTTAGCGCGCATTCAGGCCCTTAAAATGGGCTCGCCGCTGGCGCAAAGTTTAACTGCCATTTGCCTTGGTGTTCTGCTGATGTTGCTCACTGCGCCCAGTATTGCCAATTCGGACGGCGATTATTCGGGGAGGCGGGTGGAGGCGGTAAGGGTTGTTTTTGATAATGCTGCGATAGAAAATCCGACTTATCGGGATGCGACCCTGCAGGCTTTTGCTATCTACCCGGGCAGCTATTTTGATACCATGCGTAGCCAGTTGATGCTCAATAAAGTCAAACGTTTAAAGTTTGTTGGCAATGCTGAGTATCAAACGCAGACTAGTGCTAACGGCGATGTTGAGATTATCGTCAAAGTTACCCTGAGCGATTTGGCCAAGCCGCTGGGCGAGCAGGGCATAGGCTGGTTAGCCGATCGTACTTGGAAAGATTTCCCGGTTCTATATGCCGATGATAAGACGGTCTTGCGCGCCAAGCTTGAGAACAAGTCTATGCTGTTCTCAAATACGAATGCCTTTTTTGGTCGGCCTGAGGTACTCACGTCGGGTAATCCACTCGCCTTGTCGCCATCTGGCAAGCAAGGCACCGATACCTGGCTGGAAAGTAGTGTAGAAGCCGGTTTGTATGGCTTGAGTGCCATCACTGAGCACGTCTCTGTTTTTGGCGCTGGCAGCTATATAGCTTCAGGTTCCTGGGGACCGGAATTGTTTACTGATGTCAGCCGCACCCATGGACATGTCGAAGACGCTTATGTCGGTTTGATCGGTACCAATACGACGCAGCAAGGCGGCATACGCCAGATGAGTTTGCTGTATGGACGTAAATCATTTCAAGTCGATAATGGCATGATACTTCGCCTATCCTCAGCCAATGGGGGCGCGCGTGCGGCCTTGCAATCGAACCCGCGCAATGCAGCAGAGCAGCTCATACATGCGCAATTCATTTATGACGCGCATAAGCTAGAACTGTTTCGTCTCAACCCAGATGAGTTAGAAGAGCTAGACACTAAAACCATCATCAACGGCATTAATTACGAAGGACGTTTATTGCCACAGCTAAGGCTAGGTGCCATGCTGCTAGAGATTCCATCATCAAATGCGGCGTACTACACCAATAGTGCAGTGTATTCACGCGCTGGTTTGCGGGTGGCAGATATTCGACTCTCATTAGATGCGCCGCTCAGTGGTTCTGGTCCGTATGCGCGGGCGGAGTTAGCCCGCCAGACCCATCGTGACTTTGATATGGATGCGCGTGCTGGGTATGTCGAGGCTGGCTACCAATTTCATGATGCGACGTGGCGACCTACACTCAGTTATCGCTATTCTTATTTTAGTGGCGACAATCCAAAGACTTCCACGTTCGAACGTTGGGATCCACTGTTTGCCGGTGGCGGTGGCGATGAGTGGGTGCAAGGATTGAATCAATATAAAGTCGTGCAAACGTCCAATGTGATCGCGCATCGCTTTATGGCGCGCCTGCAAGCCTCGCCACGCTGGGAATTGACACCGCAGTTTTGGATTTTTAAAGCCGATACCTTGAATAATCTGGGTGGCGCGCAAGCCTTATCAACGTATACCGACAAAGACCTCGGTAAAGAGATCAACCTCACCGCACGGTATGTGGCAAGTCCGAATTTAATTTTTGTTTTTTCTACTGCCTACACCCAACCTGGCTTAGCCATACGCCAGAGCCTGAACTATGATTTTAAGAACTGGTTTAGCGCCAGCGCCCTGATGATCGCTCGTTTCTGA